One window from the genome of Mumia sp. ZJ1417 encodes:
- the nuoN gene encoding NADH-quinone oxidoreductase subunit NuoN — MAPSPIDAPDIDYATLSPLLIVLGVAVAGVLVEAFVPRAYRFVTQAVVAVAGLVAAFGATVWVATDLTEVEGDVPARGGPSAMGALSIDGPAVFTWGTLLLFGVLGMLLFAERRLDGGLSAFTSQASTAPGSADERRATKLRIEHSEVFPLAVFALGGMMFFASANDLLAMFVALEVLSLPLYLMCGLARRRRLLSQEAAMKYFLLGAFSSAFFLYGIAFAYGYAGSFDLGEISTAVSNRIGGENLLLAGMALILVGLLFKVAAVPFHAWTPDVYQGAPTPVTAFMAAGTKAAAFVAMLRIFYVAFDGARWDWTPVVWAVAIITMLFGAIVSIAQTDVKRMLAYSSIAHAGFVLVGLAGLVTGTGLTSVSAILFYLLAYGVAVIGAFAVVMLVRDAGGETTHLGRWAGLGKESPLVAIAFTLFLLSFAGIPLTGGFISKWSVFAAAWEGGAWPLVVVGVVASAIALFFYVRVVVLLFFAAPQGDGPTVAVPSPLTSSVIVVAAAVTIVLGVLPGPVLELVQQVGAFVR, encoded by the coding sequence ATGGCGCCGTCGCCGATCGACGCGCCCGACATCGACTACGCGACGCTGTCGCCGTTGCTGATCGTTCTCGGCGTGGCGGTCGCCGGCGTGCTCGTCGAGGCGTTCGTCCCGCGGGCGTACCGGTTCGTCACCCAGGCCGTCGTGGCCGTCGCCGGGCTGGTCGCCGCCTTCGGGGCGACCGTGTGGGTCGCCACCGACCTCACCGAGGTCGAGGGTGACGTCCCGGCGCGCGGCGGCCCGTCCGCAATGGGGGCGCTCAGCATCGACGGCCCGGCCGTGTTCACGTGGGGCACCCTGCTGCTGTTCGGCGTGCTCGGCATGCTGCTGTTCGCCGAGCGGCGCCTCGACGGGGGCCTGAGCGCGTTCACGAGCCAGGCGTCGACCGCGCCGGGGAGTGCCGACGAGCGTCGGGCCACCAAGCTGCGCATCGAGCACAGCGAGGTGTTCCCCCTCGCGGTGTTCGCGCTCGGCGGCATGATGTTCTTCGCCTCGGCCAACGACCTCCTCGCGATGTTCGTGGCGCTCGAGGTGCTGAGCCTCCCGCTCTACCTGATGTGTGGCCTGGCGCGTCGTCGCCGGCTGCTCAGCCAGGAAGCCGCCATGAAGTACTTCCTCCTCGGTGCCTTCTCGTCGGCGTTCTTCCTGTACGGGATCGCGTTCGCCTACGGCTACGCCGGCTCGTTCGACCTCGGCGAGATCTCGACGGCGGTCAGCAACCGGATCGGCGGCGAGAACCTCCTCCTGGCGGGCATGGCGCTGATCCTCGTCGGCCTGCTGTTCAAGGTCGCGGCGGTGCCGTTCCACGCGTGGACGCCCGACGTCTACCAGGGCGCGCCGACCCCGGTCACGGCCTTCATGGCAGCCGGTACGAAGGCTGCCGCGTTCGTGGCGATGCTCCGGATCTTCTACGTGGCCTTTGACGGCGCACGCTGGGACTGGACGCCTGTGGTCTGGGCCGTCGCGATCATCACGATGCTGTTCGGCGCGATCGTGTCGATCGCCCAGACCGACGTCAAGCGGATGCTCGCATACTCCTCGATCGCGCACGCCGGCTTCGTCCTCGTCGGACTGGCCGGCCTCGTGACCGGCACCGGCCTGACGAGCGTGTCGGCGATCCTCTTCTACCTCCTCGCGTACGGCGTGGCAGTGATCGGTGCTTTCGCGGTGGTCATGCTGGTGCGCGACGCGGGCGGCGAGACCACCCACCTCGGCCGCTGGGCAGGGCTCGGCAAGGAGTCGCCGCTGGTGGCGATCGCCTTCACCCTCTTCCTCCTGTCCTTCGCAGGGATCCCGTTGACCGGCGGCTTCATCAGCAAGTGGTCGGTGTTCGCGGCGGCCTGGGAGGGCGGCGCGTGGCCGCTCGTCGTGGTCGGCGTGGTGGCGTCCGCGATCGCGTTGTTCTTCTACGTCCGTGTGGTCGTCCTGCTCTTCTTCGCGGCGCCGCAGGGCGATGGCCCGACGGTCGCCGTGCCCAGCCCGCTGACCTCGTCGGTCATCGTCGTCGCGGCGGCTGTCACAATCGTCCTGGGTGTTCTTCCCGGTCCGGTGCTCGAGCTCGTGCAGCAGGTCGGGGCGTTCGTCCGTTGA